The following is a genomic window from Homalodisca vitripennis isolate AUS2020 chromosome 5, UT_GWSS_2.1, whole genome shotgun sequence.
TAAACTTAATGTTAAAGtactatattaaataagaaaagatAATTGGATATCAACtgcaaactttttataaaattactaatggttttaaatgtttgataacaTCTTGTGCAAAAACATGTAATATTGCAAACTATGGAGTCAGttatattgaaactattttaagttattttcagtATGAACCTAACCTTTTcttcctaacctaacctaaagtTTATATAGAGTTTACATGAAAAGAACGATTTTTACCCTATTTAAGGTTTTTGTgtagtttatttatgtttatttcatagttaagttttaaaaataacaaactcattgaatgttttggaacaataacaataataatatctgaAGTCCTAAATCAAGTTGGGTACGTAAAATTCATACTGTTTATTAAAATCTCACCAAACTCTATTCCAAAAGGACTAATATACGGTTAGTAATTAGTCTGCCTTAAGTAAATAGTTTCAACTACTACAAGGAATATTGGAGTTACAGACCTTTCAACAATCACCATACAGGAATTTTGGTGAATTTATGAGAAAATGTTCACCATGAGCTGTAAGTTATCTTTGTGTAACGTATTTCCTGCTTTATTTCACAGTAACTTCTTTTTTCCTCCTTCAGTGTCTCTCCTAATCTGTCCGCtccacaaattatttttagtagCTTCAAATAATAAGTAGGCTAAAGGACAATCAAGTCATGCATGTTGAAGATATTTATTGACcacattttttaaactacattaattaattataattagtcaACCACAtagaactatttataaattaatatttttactacacatttttgccctttttaaagttctatttaaaaacaaattatagccGTTGGATGAATTCTCAAGACATGATTCAATATCCTTAACTATTTTTGGAATTACATAAACCAGATCATTCACCAGGTTTTCAGTGTCATGGAAAAGTTCTTTGACTTCACTTGGAAACTTGATCATTGcattgaaaaaacaaataacGATATCAATTGGATTTGAATTGCCAAGGCATTGCACAAAGCTAGTTGCAATGGCAGACCCATCTAATGCTACGTCTATGGCAAATTTAGCCACTTCTACAGTTAAATTGAACATGTACTTCAGAATTTGTCTTCTATTGCAATTAGATAATTTTGATATGGTTGTCCTTCTCTGAAAATCAATATCTATGTTTTTATCTCTGAGACACTGTTCAGGAAAGTTGGACAGGTCATTTTGGGCTATGAGTGTCCTTCTATTGATAGTATCTATGGCTTTCTTCATTTGCTGTTCCAGGGTTATCTTCAGTTCTTCTATCATTTTTGGAA
Proteins encoded in this region:
- the LOC124361912 gene encoding uncharacterized protein LOC124361912, whose product is MLKLATLCLCFILVVSQPAFETYNADKMQEKSSLEERIPKMIEELKITLEQQMKKAIDTINRRTLIAQNDLSNFPEQCLRDKNIDIDFQRRTTISKLSNCNRRQILKYMFNLTVEVAKFAIDVALDGSAIATSFVQCLGNSNPIDIVICFFNAMIKFPSEVKELFHDTENLVNDLVYVIPKIVKDIESCLENSSNGYNLFLNRTLKRAKMCSKNINL